GGTAAAGAGCGGCACGATATCGGTAGGCCCTTTGATCAAGGGTATCCGATTCGTGGTATTGTGAAAGGGGGCATGCTCTATCTCAAGAATGATGAACCTGGACGTTGGCCCGCCGGTAATCCGGAAACGGGGTATCTCAACTGTGACGGGAGCCCGACGAAGACTGCGATTTTAAACCTTCGCAGAGCAGGGAAACAGGAATCGTTCTGGACGTGGGCCTTTGGAAGACGAAAAGCAGAAGAACTCTATTCCATTCAGGATGACCCGGAGTGTTTACAGAATCTAGCCGACCTGCCAAGATTCCAGACGATTAAAAATGCCTTGAAGCAACAGTTGCAGGAAGAGTTGATCGCGCAAAAGGATCCTCGTGCCTTGGGAAAAGGGGCTGTATTCGAAGGTTATCAATATTCGGATGCGCGTACCCGTAACTTTTATCACCGGTTTATGAAGGGTGAAAAAGTCAAAGCGGGTTGGGTCAACGAAACTGACTTTGAGGTTGGGCCCCTTGATTGAATCTGATCAGATTCTATTTCTATGATTTGTCTTCACTTTTGACAGAAAGATATCCAGCTGAAGACTGAAAATATTTTTGTCTTCTGCGCTCTGTCTCGGCTGTAGCAGCTGACATACTTGATTTGAGGTCTTCGAGATTCGCTCCGCAGTAGCGGCAACCTGTCTGATTCAAGTGGAATTCCACATAGCTTTGATAATCAGGCGGGAGTGTTTCGAGTAAATAGCCTCCCAATTGACTGCGCGAAGGGCAGCTCAGGCGATTTCTTCTCCAAATTTCTCCAACAGAATGCGCACCGTGATCACGTTGCTGAGAGAGTTGAGCCAGACGGACACGTAGTGAATCAGATTGTCTTAATGCAGTTTCAACCTGAGACATCAGTTCGACCGAAAGGGATTCGTCCAGATACGCCAGCAATTCCTGGTCTGTAAATAGGCTGTCAGCCATTACTGGGGAGCCTCTGTAAAATTTGAGAAGAAATCATGTTCATTTTGAATCAGAGTGTTCTATTATTGTCAAAGAATGACAGGCTTTAAAGACTTTTCGGGTAAACAGTTGTGTATTTTACATAGATAACGTGAAATGCCCGATCATGTATGAAAATTTTTTGATTGATTTATGAAATTAAGAAAAATAGACAATCTAATGACCGCGGCTTTTCCTGTTCCGCAAAATGGTTTCTATTGCTTACATGGTTGTCGCTGAACGCTTAGCTCGTTAGCATACCCTTATTAAATTGATGCGCTTAGTTTGCGCCTCGTGGCGCCTGAATGCTGTCACTGCTCGAATCAAACATACCAGATCGGTAACTCACTTCTTCCAATCATGCGAAGTCAGCGGGGCAAATGTAATTGATGGATGATGTTTCAGAGCGTGGCGAGTTTGTTTGTTTAGAAGAATTGAAGGAAACAACGTGGCTGCTCAAGCAAATGCCTTATCGATTGAAGAGTTGAAGGAAAAAGGGAAAGTCCTTCGCCGTCTGATTATCCGAATGACAACCGAAGCTGGTAGCGGACACCCCAGCAGTAGCTTGTCTGCTGTTGAAGTGGTAAATGCACTCTGGTTCGGTGGTTTTATGAAATATGATCCACAGAATCCGACTTGGGATGCACGGGATCGTTTCATTTTAAGTAAGGGCCATGCAGTACCTGTCTTGTATGCCGCCATGGCGGAGGCGGGTTACTTCTCAACCGACGATGTTATGACACTCCGAAAATTGGGGAGTCCCTTTGAAGGCCATCCCAATATGAAACGCCTTCCTGGAATCGAAGCTTCAACAGGTTCGCTCGGACAGGGGCTGTCACTGGGTATTGGGCAAGCTTTGGGAGCGCGTTTGAATCAGAACGGGTCCAATGTGTTTGTCGTGATTGGTGATGGCGAAATGGGAGAAGGTCAGGTCTGGGAAGCATTAGCTGCTGCTGAAAAGTACAAGTTGGGTAACCTGACTGCGATCATCGACCAGAATACCTACCAGCAGACCGGCGCTACGAAAGATGTGCTCGATCTGGGTTCCTTTGAAGAAAAAATCGCAGCCTTTGGCTGGCATACGCAGACGATCGATGGCAACTGCCAGAAATCCGTTGTTGAAGCTCTGGAAGTTGCGTCCAAAGTAACGGATCGCCCCAAGGCCATCATTTCGAAAACAAAGAAAGGGTTTGGGATTCTACCCGTACTCGAAGAAACGGGAGACTTAAACTATCACGGTAAACCGCTTTCACCAGAGTTGGCAGAAAAAGCACTGGCATTTATTGCTTAGTGTCAGAGCTTTCTGATTTTCTGTGAACGGAGTCAGATCCAAAACAGAAAACACCTGATAGCAGTTCGAATCAAATCAACATATAAACATAAAGAGACGTATTATTATGTATTTAGGTGAAATTAGTGGATTGAAAATAGGACAAGCCACCCGCGATGCATTTGGAGATGCTTTAAAAGATCTGGGTGATAAGCATCCTGAAATTGTAACCGTGGATGGCGATGTTGGAAACTCGACTCGCACGGAAGTCTTTGCGAAAGCCTTTCCTGAACGTGGTTTTAATGTCGGTATTGCAGAAAGTAATATGGTCAGCGTTGCAGGAGGTCTAGCTTCCACTGGACATATTCCGGTTGTTGCCAGTTTTGCCGCATTTCTCTTATGCAACGCTTATGACCAAATCAGAATGTCCATTGCGTTCCCTGGCATGAATGTGAAGATGGTCGGAACACATGCGGGAATTTCCATCGGCGAAGATGGTCCTTCACAGATGGGGATAGAAGATGTCTCATTGGCCTGTAGTCTCCCTGGTGTGGTTGTCATGGTTACTGCTGATGCTGTTTCTACCAAAGCTGCAACAGCAGCGATGGTTGAACATAATGGTCCCGTCTATCTAAGACTCGGTCGACCAAATGTGGCAGAAATTTATTCAGAAGGTGATACATTTGAGATCGGCAAAGCAAACACAATTCGTGAAGGTGACGATGTAACCATTATCGCCAATGGTCTGATGGTAGCAGGTGCTGTTGATGCCGCGACCAAACTGGCAGAAGAAGGAATTTCAGCACGTGTGATCGATATGCATACTGTAAAACCAATCGATGTGGATGCGATCCAAAAAGCGGCCCGAGAAACTGGTGCGATTGTTGTTGCAGAAGAGCATCTGGCGCATGGTGGATTAGGCTCGGCTGTATCTATGGTTGTTTCACAATCAACTCCAGTTCCCATGGCCTATGTCAATGTTGGCGACTGTTTTGCAGAAAGTGGTGACCCTCAGGGGCTCCTCGATAAATATGGTTTGACTGCAGACGCGATTGTA
The Gimesia aquarii DNA segment above includes these coding regions:
- a CDS encoding transketolase family protein, with protein sequence MYLGEISGLKIGQATRDAFGDALKDLGDKHPEIVTVDGDVGNSTRTEVFAKAFPERGFNVGIAESNMVSVAGGLASTGHIPVVASFAAFLLCNAYDQIRMSIAFPGMNVKMVGTHAGISIGEDGPSQMGIEDVSLACSLPGVVVMVTADAVSTKAATAAMVEHNGPVYLRLGRPNVAEIYSEGDTFEIGKANTIREGDDVTIIANGLMVAGAVDAATKLAEEGISARVIDMHTVKPIDVDAIQKAARETGAIVVAEEHLAHGGLGSAVSMVVSQSTPVPMAYVNVGDCFAESGDPQGLLDKYGLTADAIVEAVKKVK
- a CDS encoding transketolase, with translation MAAQANALSIEELKEKGKVLRRLIIRMTTEAGSGHPSSSLSAVEVVNALWFGGFMKYDPQNPTWDARDRFILSKGHAVPVLYAAMAEAGYFSTDDVMTLRKLGSPFEGHPNMKRLPGIEASTGSLGQGLSLGIGQALGARLNQNGSNVFVVIGDGEMGEGQVWEALAAAEKYKLGNLTAIIDQNTYQQTGATKDVLDLGSFEEKIAAFGWHTQTIDGNCQKSVVEALEVASKVTDRPKAIISKTKKGFGILPVLEETGDLNYHGKPLSPELAEKALAFIA